The Fusobacterium necrophorum subsp. necrophorum genome has a window encoding:
- the prfA gene encoding peptide chain release factor 1: MFDKLEEVVARYEELHTLLSSPEVLNDPKKMIECNKNLNALTPLIEKYKEYKAVKEEVDFIKESLKTEKDEDMRVMMQEELKENEDKMPELEKELKILLLPKDPNDDNNVIVEIRGGAGGDEAAIFAGDLFRMYCRYAERKKWKVEIIEKQDLEGLDGLKEVAFSIQGFGAYSKLKFESGVHRVQRVPKTESAGRIHTSTATVAVLPEVEDITEVQIDPKDLKIDTYRSGGAGGQHVNMTDSAVRITHLPTGVIVQCQDERSQLKNREKAMKHLASKLLEMEIEKQRSEIEGERRLQVGTGDRAEKIRTYNFPQGRITDHRIKLTVHQLEAFLDGDLDEMIDALITFSQAEMLSASGEE; this comes from the coding sequence AAAAACTTAAATGCTCTAACTCCTTTGATTGAAAAATACAAAGAATATAAGGCGGTCAAGGAAGAGGTGGATTTCATCAAAGAAAGCTTAAAGACGGAAAAAGATGAAGATATGCGTGTGATGATGCAGGAAGAATTGAAAGAAAACGAAGATAAAATGCCGGAATTGGAAAAAGAATTGAAAATTTTATTGTTGCCGAAAGATCCGAACGATGATAACAACGTTATTGTAGAAATTCGAGGAGGAGCCGGAGGAGATGAAGCGGCTATCTTTGCCGGAGATTTGTTCCGAATGTATTGTCGTTATGCCGAAAGAAAAAAATGGAAGGTAGAAATTATTGAAAAGCAAGACTTGGAAGGTTTGGACGGATTGAAAGAAGTTGCTTTCAGCATTCAAGGATTCGGAGCCTATTCAAAATTAAAATTTGAATCCGGTGTACATAGAGTACAAAGAGTTCCTAAAACGGAATCGGCGGGAAGAATTCATACTTCTACTGCTACGGTGGCGGTTCTTCCTGAAGTAGAAGATATTACGGAAGTGCAAATTGATCCGAAAGATTTAAAAATTGATACCTATCGTTCCGGGGGAGCCGGAGGACAACACGTCAATATGACAGATTCGGCAGTTCGTATTACGCATTTACCGACAGGAGTCATAGTGCAATGCCAAGATGAACGTTCTCAATTGAAAAATAGAGAAAAAGCCATGAAGCACTTAGCATCGAAATTGTTGGAAATGGAAATTGAAAAACAAAGAAGTGAAATTGAAGGGGAGAGACGACTACAAGTAGGAACCGGAGATAGAGCGGAAAAGATTCGAACCTATAATTTCCCACAAGGAAGAATTACAGACCATAGAATTAAATTAACCGTGCATCAATTGGAAGCATTTTTAGACGGAGATTTAGATGAAATGATTGATGCTTTGATTACGTTTAGTCAGGCAGAGATGTTATCTGCTTCCGGAGAAGAATAA
- the prmC gene encoding peptide chain release factor N(5)-glutamine methyltransferase — MNLLDILQFAEEYLKKYSFSKSRLESEMLIADVLHLDRLSLYVNYDRMLQEEEKLEIKRYLYQMAKTQKSFRELREEREEVNFQEENKKLLQQSIDYLKKYGVPNAKLDAEYIFAEVLQVNRNMLKLYLHREIAEKEKQNLREKLIQRGKFRKPLQYILGKWEFYGYEFITDERALIPRADTEILVEQAKILSLEKENPSILDIGTGSGAIAITLAKEVPEAEVLGIDKSEKALSLAKENKEYQLVRNVSFLQSDLFEALQGQRFDIIVSNPPYISQEEYEDLMPEVKKYEPKNALTDEGDGYSFYQKIIQQANSHLQKKGYLLFEVGYQQAQQVKEWMEEENFEGIYIAEDYGGHQRVVLGRKGGEK; from the coding sequence ATGAATTTATTGGACATATTACAGTTTGCAGAAGAGTATTTGAAAAAATACTCTTTTTCAAAATCTCGTTTAGAAAGTGAAATGTTGATTGCCGATGTTTTACATTTGGACCGTTTGAGTCTTTATGTGAATTATGACAGAATGTTACAAGAAGAGGAAAAATTAGAAATTAAGAGATATCTTTATCAAATGGCAAAGACCCAAAAATCTTTTCGGGAATTGCGTGAGGAAAGAGAAGAGGTCAATTTTCAAGAAGAAAATAAAAAATTATTGCAGCAGTCGATAGACTATTTAAAAAAATATGGAGTTCCGAATGCGAAATTGGATGCAGAATATATTTTTGCGGAAGTTTTGCAGGTGAATCGGAATATGCTGAAACTTTATTTACATCGTGAAATTGCAGAGAAAGAGAAACAAAATTTACGTGAAAAATTAATTCAACGTGGAAAATTCAGAAAACCTTTGCAGTACATTCTAGGAAAATGGGAATTCTACGGCTATGAATTTATTACAGATGAAAGAGCTTTGATTCCCAGAGCGGATACGGAAATTTTAGTGGAGCAGGCGAAAATCCTCTCTCTGGAAAAGGAAAATCCAAGTATTTTAGACATCGGAACGGGATCGGGAGCCATTGCCATCACACTTGCAAAAGAAGTTCCGGAGGCAGAAGTGCTGGGAATAGATAAGAGTGAAAAAGCACTCTCCTTAGCAAAAGAAAATAAGGAATATCAATTGGTTCGAAATGTTTCTTTTTTACAATCCGATTTGTTTGAAGCTTTACAAGGGCAACGTTTTGATATTATTGTATCCAATCCTCCTTATATTTCTCAAGAAGAATATGAGGACTTGATGCCGGAAGTGAAAAAATATGAGCCTAAAAATGCTTTGACAGATGAGGGAGACGGCTATTCTTTTTATCAAAAAATTATTCAGCAGGCAAATTCTCATTTACAGAAAAAAGGATATTTGCTCTTTGAAGTCGGCTACCAGCAGGCACAACAGGTAAAAGAATGGATGGAAGAAGAAAATTTTGAGGGGATTTATATTGCAGAGGATTATGGAGGACACCAGCGAGTTGTATTGGGAAGAAAAGGAGGCGAGAAGTGA
- the rsmD gene encoding 16S rRNA (guanine(966)-N(2))-methyltransferase RsmD, with product MRIIAGEARSRKLKTRKGFETRPTLANVKEALFSIIAPHLEESIFLDLFSGSGNIALEALSRGAKRAVMIEKDAEALRFIIENVNTLGYQDRCRAYKNDVFRAIEILARKGEKFNIIFMDPPYQDNVCTKVLEQIDNCGILEEEGIIICEHHAFEDMADQVGSFQKVDERRYQKKVITFYTR from the coding sequence GTGAGAATTATTGCAGGGGAAGCCAGAAGTCGAAAATTAAAAACAAGAAAGGGCTTTGAAACGAGACCTACCTTAGCGAATGTGAAGGAAGCTTTATTTTCTATCATAGCACCTCATTTGGAAGAAAGTATTTTTTTAGATTTGTTCAGTGGAAGCGGAAACATTGCTTTGGAAGCTTTAAGTCGGGGAGCAAAGAGAGCCGTGATGATAGAAAAGGATGCGGAGGCCTTGCGATTTATTATTGAAAATGTAAATACTTTGGGTTATCAAGATAGATGTAGAGCCTATAAAAATGATGTCTTTCGTGCCATTGAGATTTTAGCGAGAAAAGGGGAGAAATTCAATATTATTTTTATGGATCCTCCTTATCAGGACAATGTTTGTACCAAGGTATTGGAACAAATTGACAACTGTGGAATTTTAGAGGAAGAAGGAATTATTATTTGTGAACATCATGCCTTTGAAGACATGGCGGATCAGGTGGGAAGTTTCCAAAAAGTGGATGAGAGAAGATATCAAAAAAAAGTAATAACATTTTACACCAGATAG
- a CDS encoding peptidylprolyl isomerase, with protein MQLQAIIKTEKGDIRLHLFPQIAPMTVTNFVYLAKRGYYTGLKFHRVIPNFMIQGGDPTGTGAGGPGYQFGDEFQEGVTFDRKGILAMANAGPNTNGSQFFITHVPTDWLNYKHTIFGEVVGEEDQAVVDKVAQGDSMQEIQILGDVEEFWKAQEEIVKQLDGIFGENNEEE; from the coding sequence ATGCAATTACAGGCGATAATAAAAACGGAAAAAGGGGATATTCGTTTACATTTGTTTCCACAAATAGCACCTATGACAGTAACGAATTTTGTGTATTTGGCAAAGAGAGGGTATTATACAGGGCTAAAATTTCATAGAGTGATTCCAAACTTCATGATACAAGGGGGAGATCCTACCGGAACAGGAGCAGGAGGTCCGGGGTATCAATTTGGAGATGAATTTCAAGAGGGAGTTACCTTTGATAGAAAGGGAATTTTAGCGATGGCGAATGCCGGACCGAATACAAACGGTTCTCAATTTTTTATCACTCATGTACCGACAGATTGGTTAAATTATAAGCACACTATTTTTGGAGAAGTTGTGGGAGAAGAAGATCAAGCTGTTGTGGACAAGGTAGCTCAAGGAGATTCTATGCAAGAAATACAAATTTTAGGAGATGTGGAAGAATTTTGGAAAGCACAGGAAGAAATTGTGAAACAATTGGATGGAATTTTTGGTGAAAACAATGAAGAAGAATAG
- the xseB gene encoding exodeoxyribonuclease VII small subunit, with translation MKKNSFEANLAEIDMIIAKMESGELSLEDSVKEYEKAMKLLKKSSDLLEAAEGKLYQVMKNQEGELQIEEL, from the coding sequence ATGAAGAAGAATAGTTTCGAAGCAAATTTGGCAGAGATTGATATGATTATTGCAAAAATGGAATCCGGAGAATTGAGCTTAGAAGATTCTGTCAAAGAATACGAAAAGGCAATGAAGTTATTAAAAAAATCTTCCGATTTATTGGAAGCTGCGGAGGGGAAATTATATCAAGTCATGAAAAATCAAGAAGGAGAGCTTCAGATTGAGGAATTATAG
- a CDS encoding polyprenyl synthetase family protein has protein sequence MRNYREYFNEKLEEILAQYNTPVWIAEGMQYACLQGGKRIRPQLLFMSLALLGKEIALGLPFALALEMIHSYSLVHDDLPAMDNDEYRRGQLTTHKKFGEANAILIGDALLTNAFSVMVRGSMGKVSSEKILEIVALFSEYAGVGGMIGGQAMDVAYEGKQISYKTLSFIHEHKTGRLLLLPILVACILGDASLEQRKALEIYGRNIGLAFQIKDDILDVEGDFAQMGKAVKSDEKLQKSTYPSIFGLEKSKEMLAESLREARKALEEVFTKEDLQEFLELTEFMEKRTK, from the coding sequence TTGAGGAATTATAGAGAATATTTTAATGAGAAATTGGAAGAAATATTAGCTCAATACAATACACCGGTCTGGATTGCAGAGGGAATGCAGTATGCTTGCCTACAAGGGGGGAAACGAATTCGTCCACAGCTTTTATTTATGAGTTTGGCTTTGTTAGGAAAAGAGATTGCATTGGGGCTTCCCTTTGCTCTTGCCTTAGAAATGATTCATAGTTATTCTCTGGTTCATGATGATTTACCCGCTATGGATAATGATGAGTATCGTAGAGGGCAGTTGACAACACATAAAAAATTCGGGGAAGCGAATGCTATTCTGATTGGAGATGCTTTACTGACAAATGCTTTCTCTGTCATGGTGCGAGGAAGTATGGGAAAAGTTTCTTCGGAGAAAATTTTAGAAATTGTGGCTCTGTTTTCGGAGTATGCCGGAGTAGGCGGAATGATAGGCGGACAAGCTATGGATGTGGCATATGAAGGAAAACAAATTTCTTATAAAACTTTGAGTTTTATTCATGAACATAAGACGGGGCGATTATTATTATTACCTATTTTAGTTGCCTGCATTTTAGGGGATGCTTCTTTGGAACAACGAAAAGCATTGGAAATTTATGGAAGAAACATAGGACTTGCTTTTCAAATCAAAGATGATATTTTGGATGTAGAGGGAGATTTTGCTCAAATGGGAAAAGCGGTGAAAAGTGATGAAAAATTGCAAAAATCAACCTATCCGAGTATTTTCGGCTTGGAGAAAAGTAAAGAAATGCTGGCAGAAAGTTTGAGAGAAGCAAGAAAGGCTTTGGAAGAAGTGTTTACAAAAGAAGACTTACAAGAATTTTTAGAGTTAACGGAATTTATGGAGAAAAGGACGAAATAA
- the queA gene encoding tRNA preQ1(34) S-adenosylmethionine ribosyltransferase-isomerase QueA — MSTKLQDYDYDLPEELIGQSPREPRDHAKLLLIDRKTKKLEDKYFYDILDYLQKGDVLVRNSTKVIPARLYGQKETGGVLEVLLVKRKDLDTWECLLKPAKKLKLGQKIFIGPNAELVAELLEIQEDGNRILKFSYEGSFEENLDRLGTMPLPPYIVEKLQNQEMYQTVYAKRGESVAAPTAGLHFTKELLEKIQEKGIEIVDIYLEVGLGTFRPVQTEDVLNHKMHEELFEIPPEAAEKINRAKAEGRRIISVGTTTTRALESSVDENGILLAQKKNTDIFIYPGYRFQMVDALITNFHLPKSTLLMLVSAFSEREFMLDVYHHAVEQEYHFFSFGDAMFIY; from the coding sequence ATGTCAACAAAATTACAAGATTACGATTATGATCTTCCGGAAGAATTGATTGGACAAAGTCCAAGAGAGCCGAGAGATCATGCAAAATTACTGCTTATCGATCGAAAAACAAAGAAGTTGGAAGATAAATATTTTTATGATATTTTAGACTATTTACAAAAAGGGGATGTTTTGGTTCGGAATTCCACCAAGGTCATTCCTGCCAGATTGTATGGTCAAAAGGAAACAGGAGGGGTACTGGAGGTCCTTTTGGTAAAAAGAAAAGACTTGGATACTTGGGAATGCTTATTAAAGCCCGCTAAAAAATTAAAATTGGGACAGAAGATATTCATCGGTCCGAATGCGGAATTGGTAGCGGAACTGCTAGAAATTCAAGAGGATGGAAATCGGATTTTGAAATTTTCTTACGAGGGAAGTTTTGAAGAGAATTTGGATAGACTGGGAACCATGCCTTTACCACCTTATATTGTAGAAAAATTACAAAATCAGGAAATGTACCAAACTGTCTATGCGAAGCGAGGGGAGTCTGTTGCCGCACCTACAGCAGGATTGCATTTTACGAAAGAATTGTTGGAAAAGATTCAAGAAAAAGGTATTGAAATTGTAGATATTTATTTGGAGGTAGGATTAGGAACTTTCCGTCCGGTGCAAACGGAAGACGTATTGAATCATAAAATGCATGAGGAACTGTTTGAAATTCCTCCGGAGGCAGCTGAAAAAATCAATCGGGCAAAGGCGGAAGGACGACGAATTATTTCAGTAGGAACAACGACAACGAGAGCCTTGGAATCTTCCGTGGATGAGAACGGTATTTTACTTGCTCAAAAAAAGAATACGGATATTTTTATTTATCCGGGCTATCGTTTCCAAATGGTAGATGCTTTAATTACCAATTTTCACTTACCGAAATCAACTCTTTTGATGTTGGTATCCGCTTTTTCAGAGCGAGAATTTATGTTGGACGTATATCATCATGCGGTAGAACAGGAATATCATTTTTTTAGTTTCGGAGATGCTATGTTTATTTACTAG
- a CDS encoding S9 family peptidase — translation MKKIEIKTFLEYSFLSNVRFSKNGKYISYSKTKANLEKNDYEHYVYVYDTQSKENKEYTSLGKEKNVVWLDDTRLLFQTSRDSNIKEKKKEGEEWTEYYSIDVRGGEAKAFLQLPYSVTDIQACSSGFVFTANYSNTEISLHGLTGEERAKAIEKKKEEADYEVLDEIPFWSNGLGFTNKQRNRLYRYETASQKIEALTPEFMNVEYFKVSENRVLFIAEEYHDKLEQTNALYEYDLLENRCSCLIEDGNYNFSFADYMGRDIVCAASDMKSFGINENHKLYFVKNGTLELFYENDTWLLSTVGSDCKFGGGKTFHTTDNALYFLSTLEDFSVINCLHRDGRLELLTARDGSVDFFDIYKDTLVYGAMKDYGLQELYLKENTEEIEITKHNRTVFEEYSVSKPEKIFMESYGESIEIYVIKPVGFEEGKEYPAILDIHGGPKTVYGNVFYHEMQVWANLGYFVFFTNPHGSDGRGNRFMDIRGKYGSIDYEDLMKATDIVLESYPIDRKRVGVTGGSYGGFMTNWIIGHTDRFACAVSQRSISNWISKFGTTDIGYYFNADQNQSTPWNKVEKLWSHSPLKYANQVKTPTLFIHSEEDYRCWLAEGLQMFTALKYHGVEARLCMFRGENHELSRSGKPKHRVRRLEEITNWFERYLKKQERE, via the coding sequence ATGAAAAAAATTGAAATCAAAACATTCTTAGAGTATTCTTTTTTATCCAATGTACGCTTTTCCAAAAACGGAAAGTATATTTCTTATAGCAAGACAAAAGCAAATTTGGAAAAGAATGACTATGAACACTATGTTTATGTGTATGACACGCAAAGTAAAGAAAATAAGGAATATACCTCGTTAGGAAAAGAAAAAAACGTAGTTTGGCTGGATGATACCCGGTTATTATTTCAAACTTCTCGAGACAGTAACATAAAAGAGAAGAAAAAAGAAGGAGAAGAGTGGACGGAATATTATTCCATAGATGTACGAGGGGGAGAAGCGAAAGCATTTCTACAACTTCCTTATTCAGTAACGGACATTCAAGCTTGTTCTTCCGGCTTTGTATTCACGGCGAACTATTCCAATACTGAAATTTCTTTGCACGGTTTGACGGGAGAAGAAAGAGCCAAAGCGATTGAAAAAAAGAAAGAAGAAGCGGATTATGAAGTGTTGGATGAAATTCCTTTTTGGAGCAATGGACTAGGATTTACGAATAAACAACGAAATCGTCTTTATCGCTACGAAACGGCAAGTCAAAAAATCGAAGCTTTGACTCCTGAATTTATGAATGTAGAGTATTTCAAAGTTTCAGAAAATCGTGTTTTATTCATCGCAGAGGAATATCATGATAAATTGGAGCAAACCAATGCTCTGTATGAATATGACCTTCTTGAAAACCGATGTTCCTGTTTGATAGAAGACGGAAACTATAATTTCAGTTTTGCAGACTATATGGGAAGAGATATTGTATGTGCTGCCAGCGACATGAAAAGCTTTGGTATCAACGAAAATCATAAATTATACTTCGTAAAAAATGGGACATTGGAATTATTTTATGAAAATGATACCTGGTTATTGTCCACGGTAGGCTCCGATTGTAAATTCGGAGGGGGAAAAACTTTTCATACGACAGATAATGCATTGTATTTCTTATCCACTTTAGAGGATTTTTCTGTCATTAACTGTCTACATCGAGATGGACGCTTGGAACTTTTAACAGCCAGAGACGGCAGTGTGGATTTCTTCGATATTTATAAGGATACTCTGGTATATGGGGCTATGAAAGACTACGGATTGCAAGAATTGTATTTGAAAGAAAATACGGAGGAGATAGAAATTACAAAACATAATCGAACTGTTTTTGAAGAATATTCCGTTTCAAAACCGGAAAAAATCTTTATGGAAAGCTATGGAGAAAGCATAGAAATTTATGTTATAAAACCTGTTGGTTTCGAGGAAGGAAAGGAATATCCCGCAATTTTGGATATTCATGGAGGGCCGAAAACGGTCTATGGAAATGTATTTTATCATGAGATGCAGGTTTGGGCAAATTTAGGATATTTTGTCTTTTTTACCAATCCACATGGAAGTGACGGGAGAGGAAATCGTTTCATGGATATTCGAGGAAAATATGGAAGTATCGACTACGAGGATTTGATGAAGGCGACCGACATTGTTTTGGAAAGTTATCCTATTGATAGAAAACGAGTGGGAGTAACAGGGGGCTCTTATGGAGGGTTTATGACGAACTGGATTATAGGGCATACTGATCGATTTGCCTGTGCCGTCTCTCAACGAAGCATTTCCAACTGGATTTCCAAGTTTGGAACGACAGACATCGGTTATTATTTTAATGCCGATCAAAACCAGTCGACTCCTTGGAATAAGGTAGAAAAACTTTGGTCACATTCTCCATTGAAGTATGCAAATCAAGTGAAGACTCCTACTTTGTTTATTCATTCGGAAGAAGACTATCGTTGTTGGCTGGCGGAAGGATTACAAATGTTTACCGCTTTGAAATATCATGGAGTGGAGGCAAGACTTTGTATGTTTCGAGGAGAAAATCATGAACTTTCCAGAAGCGGAAAGCCGAAACATCGAGTGCGTCGTTTGGAAGAAATTACAAATTGGTTTGAACGATACTTGAAGAAACAGGAGCGGGAATGA
- a CDS encoding NADH:flavin oxidoreductase translates to MKTIFTPYQIKGISFKNRIVLPPLVRFSLLGTDGRVNQNLLDWYERIAKTEVGLIIVEATAVEEAGKLRENQLGIWSDDMIEGLSKIVKICHQYETPVLIQLHHAGFKEKISEVSKERLDEILDFFVKAFHRAKKAGFDGIEMHGAHGYLLSQLSSSVWNHRQDCYGNRFYFVKSLIEKTRELFDDRFLLSYRMSGNDPEVEDGIEMAKFLEQMGLDLLHVSNGVPKEVKQAVKISNYPSDFPFHWITFLGTEIKKAVSIPVIAVYGIKTEKQASRLLEEFDVDFVAVGRAMIFYPNWMKKCRKDFEKRMRQKKNENG, encoded by the coding sequence ATGAAAACAATTTTTACACCCTATCAAATAAAAGGAATTTCTTTTAAAAATCGAATTGTACTTCCTCCTTTGGTTCGCTTTTCTCTTTTAGGAACCGACGGCAGGGTCAATCAGAATTTATTGGATTGGTATGAAAGAATTGCAAAAACGGAAGTCGGATTGATTATTGTCGAAGCGACCGCAGTAGAAGAGGCAGGAAAGTTACGAGAAAATCAATTGGGAATTTGGTCGGATGACATGATAGAGGGCTTATCCAAGATAGTGAAGATATGTCATCAATATGAAACGCCGGTTTTGATTCAACTTCATCATGCAGGGTTTAAGGAGAAGATTTCGGAAGTTTCGAAAGAAAGATTGGATGAAATTTTAGACTTTTTTGTGAAAGCTTTTCATCGTGCCAAAAAAGCCGGATTTGACGGAATTGAGATGCATGGAGCTCACGGATATTTGTTGTCTCAGTTGAGTTCTTCCGTCTGGAATCATAGACAAGACTGTTACGGAAATCGTTTTTATTTTGTGAAAAGCTTAATCGAAAAAACAAGAGAGTTGTTTGATGATAGGTTCTTGCTCTCCTATCGGATGAGCGGCAATGATCCGGAAGTGGAAGACGGAATAGAAATGGCAAAATTTTTAGAACAGATGGGCTTGGATTTGCTACATGTTTCCAACGGAGTTCCGAAGGAAGTAAAACAGGCAGTTAAAATTTCGAATTATCCTTCTGATTTCCCATTTCATTGGATCACTTTTTTAGGGACAGAAATCAAAAAAGCGGTTTCCATTCCGGTAATTGCGGTTTATGGAATTAAGACGGAGAAACAGGCAAGTCGCTTGTTGGAGGAGTTTGATGTAGACTTTGTGGCTGTCGGGCGTGCTATGATTTTTTATCCGAATTGGATGAAAAAATGTAGGAAAGACTTTGAAAAAAGGATGAGACAGAAGAAAAATGAGAATGGATAA
- a CDS encoding pseudouridine synthase, with amino-acid sequence MRMDKFLVECGLGSRKEVKELLKKRKIQVNASIVTSGQQIIDEEKDEVFYKKEKLVYKKFRYYILYKKAGYVTALEDSKERTVMELLPEWVIRKDLVPVGRLDKDTEGLLLFTNDGKLNHQLLSPKSHVDKTYHVCLEKIITEEAIEQLRQGVRIGDYTTLPAQVEQLEEQKISLTIQEGKFHQVKKMLEAVDNKVSYLKRVSFGRLVLGDLKPGEVREVSLEDIIFLNTK; translated from the coding sequence ATGAGAATGGATAAATTTTTAGTGGAATGTGGACTTGGAAGTCGAAAAGAAGTAAAAGAACTTTTAAAAAAGAGAAAAATTCAAGTGAACGCTTCTATCGTGACTTCCGGACAACAGATAATAGACGAAGAAAAAGATGAAGTGTTCTATAAAAAGGAAAAATTAGTTTATAAAAAATTTCGATATTATATCTTGTATAAAAAAGCAGGCTATGTCACAGCATTGGAAGATTCGAAAGAGCGAACAGTAATGGAATTGCTTCCGGAGTGGGTCATTCGGAAGGATTTGGTACCTGTAGGACGCTTGGATAAGGATACGGAGGGACTTCTTTTATTTACAAACGACGGAAAATTAAATCATCAATTGTTATCTCCAAAGAGCCATGTGGATAAGACTTATCATGTTTGCTTAGAAAAAATAATTACAGAAGAGGCAATCGAGCAATTACGACAGGGGGTTAGAATTGGAGACTATACGACCTTGCCGGCACAGGTGGAACAATTGGAGGAGCAAAAAATTTCCTTGACAATTCAAGAGGGAAAATTTCATCAAGTCAAAAAAATGTTAGAAGCGGTGGACAACAAGGTAAGTTATTTGAAAAGAGTTTCCTTTGGAAGATTGGTCCTGGGAGATTTAAAACCGGGAGAAGTGAGAGAAGTTTCTTTGGAGGATATTATTTTCTTGAACACGAAATAG
- the earP gene encoding elongation factor P maturation arginine rhamnosyltransferase EarP: protein MKVTSIDIFCRVIDNFGDIGVCYRLYKELSDLFPQRKLRLILDRTEEFFALCPDTSKILYSSYSDILRQGQEVETAEVIIEAFACDIPENYLQKAYQTSKLIINLEYFSAEDWTEGFHLQESVLGRGTCRKFFFMPGISKKTGGILTKRYFPDLSLEAFGIRREDYELVGSIFSYEKDFTSLLESLQKTGKKICLCILGEKSQESLRKSLGNFTRYDKIKLKFLPFYSQENYEALIQKCDFNFVRGEDSFARALLTGKPFLWHIYPQKNGLHFQKLQSFLEKYCPDNPALQNSFYSYNREETDYSYFWEHLADIQKHNEEFRDYIRKHCNLGIKLKQFIENF, encoded by the coding sequence ATGAAAGTAACAAGTATTGATATTTTTTGTCGAGTCATTGATAATTTTGGGGATATTGGAGTTTGCTATCGGCTATATAAGGAACTTTCTGATTTGTTTCCTCAGAGAAAGCTTCGATTGATTTTAGATAGGACGGAAGAGTTTTTTGCTCTTTGTCCCGATACCTCTAAAATTCTTTATTCTAGCTATTCTGATATTCTACGACAGGGGCAGGAGGTGGAAACGGCGGAAGTAATCATAGAAGCCTTTGCCTGTGATATTCCTGAGAATTATTTGCAAAAAGCCTATCAAACTTCCAAGCTCATTATTAATTTGGAATATTTTTCAGCAGAAGATTGGACAGAGGGGTTTCATCTTCAGGAATCTGTTTTGGGAAGAGGAACTTGTCGGAAATTTTTCTTTATGCCCGGAATTTCTAAAAAAACAGGAGGAATTTTGACGAAGAGATATTTTCCGGATTTGTCCTTGGAGGCGTTTGGCATTCGCAGGGAGGACTATGAACTTGTCGGAAGTATTTTTTCTTATGAAAAAGATTTCACAAGTTTATTGGAAAGTTTGCAAAAAACCGGAAAGAAAATATGTCTTTGTATTTTAGGGGAAAAAAGTCAGGAGAGCCTTAGAAAAAGCTTGGGAAATTTTACAAGATATGATAAAATAAAACTAAAGTTTTTACCTTTTTATAGTCAGGAGAACTATGAAGCTCTTATCCAAAAATGTGATTTTAACTTTGTGCGGGGAGAAGACTCCTTTGCAAGAGCTCTATTGACAGGCAAGCCTTTTTTATGGCATATTTATCCTCAAAAAAATGGACTGCATTTTCAAAAACTGCAATCTTTTTTAGAAAAATACTGTCCTGATAATCCGGCTTTACAAAATAGTTTTTACAGTTATAACAGAGAAGAGACAGATTATTCTTATTTTTGGGAGCATTTGGCAGATATTCAAAAACATAATGAAGAGTTTCGTGATTATATTCGAAAACACTGTAATTTGGGAATTAAATTAAAACAATTCATAGAAAATTTTTAG
- the efp gene encoding elongation factor P — protein MKIAQELRAGSTVKIGNDPFVVLKAEYNKSGRNAAVVKFKMKNLISGNISDSVYKADDKMDDIKLDKVKAIYSYNDGSFYVFSNPETWESIELKGEDLGDALNYLEEEMELEVVYYESTPVAVEVPTFIERQIEYTEPGLRGDTSGKVMKPARINTGYEIQVPLFVEQGEWIKIDTRTNEYVERVKK, from the coding sequence ATGAAAATCGCTCAAGAACTAAGAGCAGGAAGCACTGTTAAAATCGGAAACGATCCTTTCGTTGTATTAAAGGCGGAATACAACAAATCAGGAAGAAACGCAGCGGTGGTAAAATTTAAAATGAAAAACTTAATCTCAGGAAATATCTCGGATTCTGTTTATAAGGCAGATGATAAAATGGATGATATTAAATTGGATAAAGTAAAAGCAATTTATTCTTACAATGACGGATCTTTTTATGTATTCTCAAATCCTGAAACTTGGGAAAGCATTGAATTAAAGGGAGAAGACTTAGGAGACGCCTTAAACTATTTGGAAGAAGAAATGGAATTGGAAGTGGTTTACTATGAATCTACTCCGGTAGCAGTAGAAGTTCCTACTTTCATTGAAAGACAAATTGAATATACGGAACCCGGGCTTCGAGGAGATACTTCCGGAAAAGTTATGAAACCGGCTAGAATTAACACCGGATATGAAATCCAAGTTCCTTTATTCGTAGAACAAGGAGAATGGATTAAAATTGATACTCGAACGAATGAATATGTGGAAAGAGTAAAAAAATAA